In the genome of Salana multivorans, the window CGCGGACGGCGGCGCCGAGGCTCCGGTGGGCGAGCCGGTCCCGGCCACGCCGACGACCTCGGTGTACCCGGCCCGCGTGACCGCGAGCTCCGCCGCCTCCACCACCGTCGCCAACCTGGCGTCGGCGAAGCGGATCGTCGCGGTGGGCCGCGGGCTGAAGAGCGAGGCGGACCTGGCCATGATCCGGGCGCTGGCCGCCAGGCTGGGCGCCGAGCTGGCCTGCTCGCGGCCGCTGGCCGAGGGCCTGGACTGGCTGCCCAAGGACGTGTACATCGGCGTCTCCGGGCAGACGGTGACGCCCGATCTCTACCTGGCGATCGGCATCTCGGGCCAGCTCCAGCACATGGTCGGCGCGCAGGACGCGCGGACGATCGTGGTGGTGAACACCGACGACAAGGCCCCGATCCTCGCTTACGCCGACTATGCGGTGGTGGGGGATTTGTATGACGTGGTGCCCGCCCTGACGGAAGCGCTGTGACGTGAGCGAGGAGCTGGAGCCGGACTTCGACGTCATCGTCGTCGGGGCTGGGATCGCCGGGTGCGTCACCGCGTACCGGCTCGCGCAGGCGGGTCGGTCGGTGGTGCTGATCGAGCGGGGTGAGGCGCCGGGGTCGAAGAATCTGTCGGGTGGGGTGTTGTACTCGCGTGTGATGGAGGAGGTGTTCCCCGGTTTCCTCGCGCAGGCCCCCGTTGAGCGGCGGATCACGCGGAACTATGTGCAGTTCCTCAACGCGACCTCGTCGGTCGGGATCGATTACGCCGATGAGCGGCTGGGTGATCCGGTGAATGCGGTCACGGTGCTGCGGGCCAGGCTGGATGCGTGGTTGGGGGAGCAGTGCGAGGAGGCCGGGGTGTTCCTGATGCCCGGGGTCCGGGTGGATGAGGTCCTGCGCGCGGGCGGCGAGGCCGGCCCGGTGGTCGGGGTGCGGGCCGGCGAGGACGAGCTGCGGGCGCGGGTCGTGGTCGCGGCGGACGGGGTGAACTCGTTCCTGTCCCGCGCGGCCGGGCTGCGGGCGAAGGAGCCGGAGAACCACCTGGCGATCGGGGTCAAGGCCGTCGTGACGCTGGGCGAGGAGCGGGTCCGTGAGCGGTTCCACCTGGGCCAGGACGACGGTGTGGCTTATGCGGTGGTGGGGGACTGCACGCTGGGGGTTGGTGGTGGCGGGTTCCTGTATACGAATCGGGACTCGGTCTCGATCGGTGTGGTGCTGCGGCTGGATGATCTGATGGCGCGGGGGTTGGAGTCCTCGGTGGTGTTCGATCACTTCCTCGCGCACCCGTTCGTGGCGCCGTTCCTGGCCGGTGGGGAGGTCTCGGAGTACGCGAGCCATCTCGTGGCCGAGGGCGGGATCGCGATGCTGGGTGAGATCGCGACCGATGGGCTGGTGGTCGTGGGTGACGCGGCCGGGTTGACGTTGAACACGGGGTTGACGGTGCGGGGGATGGATCTGGCGGCGGCCTCGGGTATCGCGGCCGCGGCCGGGATCGAGGCGGCGCTGGAGTCCGGGGATGTGTCGAAGGCGGGGCTGGGGGGTTACCGGGAGGCGCTGATGGCCTCGTTTGCTGGGCGGGACATGGTGACGTATGCGAAGGCGCCGGCGTTCTTGGAGCGGCCGCGGATGTATGCGGAGTACGGGCAGGTGCTGGCGGATGTGTTGTACGGGGCGTTCGACCATGATCTGACCCCGCGCAAGCACCTGGTGGCGTTGGCGCGGGGTGTGGTGAAGAAGTCGGGGGTTCGGATGCGGGATCTGGTGTCCGACGCGATCGCGGGGGTGCGGGCACTGTGAGGCAGATGTCGATTCCGGAGCGGCTGGCCGCGAACCGGTATGAGACCGACGAGGAGCAGTCCCACATCCACGTCGATCAGGACCTTGCTCGCTCGACCGGGACCGGTGAGCGGATCATCGCGGTGTGTCCGGCGAAGGTCTACGCGCGGGAAGCGGACGGGACGATCTCGGTCGAGTACGCCGCCTGCTTCGAGTGCGGGGCGTGCCTGGCCGTGGCCGCGCCGGGGGCGTTGGAGTGGCACTACCCCCGCGGCGGCATGGGGATCCAGCTCCGCGAAGGCTAACCACCACCCACCCCGAACCAGGCCCGCCGGGCCGGCTCGGGCCTGGCCGGTTCGGGGCAGTGGGGGGTCGAGCGGGGTCCGGGGCGGACGAGTAGAGCGCACTCGTCCGTCCCGGACCCCGCTCGACCACCACCCCACATCCCGCACACCAGCCGCACCCCGCGGCCCCCACCCTCCGGTACCGGGGTAGAACCGATCGCGAATCACGACCCAACCCACCCCACCACCGGAGATGGACTGCTCGGCAGCCCGGCTCACGCCCCCACACCCTCCGATACCGGGGTAGAACCGACCGCCACACACGACCCAACCCACCCCACCACCGGAGACCCACCGACACCGGAGAGCGGCCGCTCACCGCAGTCAGGCGCGATCATCCGTCGCGGCGCTGACCCTGCTCGACCGCGACCCCGCGTGGCCTACCCTCGTTGCGTGTCCGACCTCGACGACGTGCGGCGCCTCGCGCAGGCGCTCATCGACGAGCACCTGCCGACCGGCTGGGTCTTCGCCTACGACCACGCGCGCCGCCGCGCGGGAGCCACGCACTTCACGCACCGTCGGATCACGCTGTCGCGCCACCTCACCGCCCGGTACGACGACGCGACCAACCACCAGACGCTCCTGCACGAGATCGCGCACGCGCTCGTCGGGCCGGAGGTCGGCCACGGGCGGGCGTGGCTCGCCGCCGCCCGCCGGCTCGGCTACACCGGGGGCGTGCGGCACAGCGGGGAAGCCGCCGTCGAGCTGGCTCGCTGGGTCGGCACGTGTCCGGCCGGGCACGTGCTGCACCGGTTCCGTCGGCCGACTCGCGAGCTCTCGTGCGGTCGCTGCTCGCGCAGGTTCGACCGCGCGCACCTCGTCGTCTGGTCGGAGCGCCCGCCCGCCTGAGCGCCCGCCCGCCGGAACGCCCAGGACCGGCTCAGCCCTCCTGCCGCTCCTCCCGCGTGCTCCGCGTGTAGAGCCAGAACCCGCCGCCGGCGAAGGCGACGACGAGGAGGCCGAGCACGACCCAGCCCAGCGGCGACCCGCCCTTGCCCCGCGTGTCCGTCGTCGGCATCTCGGGCGGGGCCTCGGCGGCGACGAGCGTGAGCCTCGCCTTGTCCGTCCCGCTGACCTGCGTTCCGTCGGGCGCGGTGGCCGTCGCCGTCACGGCGTTGACGAGCGTCGCCCCGCCCTGGTCGGGCTCCTGCGCGGCGTGCGCGAGGGCGGCCTCGGCCGTTCCGGGCCACTCGACCTCGAAGGTCTCACCCGGCGCGAGCAGCTCCGTCCGCCCGGTCTCGCGCACGAGCGGGTCGCGCACGACGAGGTCGGTCAGATCGGTCTCGCCGGTGTTCGTCACGACGACCCGCCACGTCACCTGGTCCTCGGCCTCCGCCTCCAGGCTGTCGGCGAAGTCGGCGGACCCGGTCGGCGCGAGCTCCTTGACCACGGCGAGCGCGGGCAGGCCGCCCGTGTAGTACGTGACGTCCGACGCCGTGACCTCCTCGCCGTCGTTCTGCGGGTCCGCGGCCGCCGCCGTCACCGTGGTCCGCACGAGGCCGCCCTCGGCCGAGCCCCTGGCGGGCAGCGACACGGACTGGCCGGGCGCGAGCGACTCGATCGTCCCGATCGTCTCGGGATCGGACGCGCTCGCGTCGTCGGCGTCGGGTCGCTCGGTCAGCCGGGTGATCGTCACCGGCCCGAGCGGGAGCTCTCCCGTGTTCGTCACGGCGGAGGTCCAGGCGAGGTCCGCGCCGACGGGGACGGCGGCGCCGGGGGCGCTCGGGTGGTCGGCGTCGTCGAGGGTCGTCGTCACCGTCAGACCGCTGGACCCGGCCCGGAACCAGCCCGTCGCCGAGACGGCCTCCGGCTGCTGGGCGAGCCGCGCGCCGTGCCCGGTGACCGCGACGGCGGCGACCCGAGCCTGCACGACCGAGTCCCCGGCGGGCGGCGTCCGCGTCGCGGAGTAGGTGCGCGAGGCTCCCGGGCGCAGGATGCCGGTCGCGCCGGCCAGCTCCACGTCAACCGGTGCGCCGTCGGCCGTCGCGACGGTCACCCGGGTCGCGACGTCGTCGAGGGAGGTCTCGCCCCGGTTCGTCACGGTCACGGTCACCTCGGCCGGCTGGTCGGCGGCGACGGCGACCCCGGGGGCGCCGGTCGTGACGACGCCGTTGACGGCGACGGCGACCGCCAGGTCAGGTGTGCCGCCGTAGTACCAGGTGTCGTCGGCCGCGGCGACGTCGCCGACCGAGCTGTCCGCCTCGATCCAGGTCCGGGAGAAGACCTGTCCGGCGAGCGCGGGTGCCGTCGTCGTCGCCGTGACGCTCGAGCCCGCCGCGAGCGTGTCCCACGCCTGCGACCCGACCTCGGACGTCTCGGAGCCGGCCGTCCGGGACTGCGTGAGCCGCAGGTCGGTGAGGTCGACGTTGCCGGTGTTGGTGACGGTGTGGGTCCAGGTCACGGTCGACCCGATCGCGACGCCGACGCCCGGCTCCTGCGTCGTCGCGACGTCCTCGACGCGGCTGCTCAGCGTGACGCCGGCCTCGCCGCCGAGGTAGAAGGAGGTCGCGCCCGCCTCGGTCGGCTCGCCGATCGGGGTCCCGTCGGCGTCGACGGGCGTCGCGGTCGCCGTCGCGGTGTTGGCGTACGCACCCGTGATGGCGACGCCGGTGTGCGTGAAGGTCGCGGAGTCGCCCGGCGCGAGCACCCACGGCGTCGGCGCGAGCACGCCGGGCAGGTCGAGCACCTCGGCGTCCAGGTCGGCCTCGACGCCCGGCTGGTCGACGAGCGGCGGTCGGGTCACGTCGAGATCGACCGAGCCGTCGCCGGCCGCCGACGTCCAGGCGTCCGTGAGGGCGTCGATGCGCACGTCCGTGTCGCCGACGTTCGTCACCTCGTACGTCCACTCGACCGGCGAGCCGGCGGCGACGGTCGCGCCCGGGGCGGCCTCCTGGACGAGACCGTTCGTCAGCTTCTCCACCGCGACGACGGCGACGGCGTCCGCGGGCGGCATCGGCTCGTCCGGCGTCTCGTCGGCCACCGGCTCGTCCGGCGTCGCCTCCTCCGGCTGGCTCGGCTCGGTCGACTCGGCGGGCTCGTCCGGCGCCGACGTCGCGGGGGCGAGCCCGAGG includes:
- a CDS encoding electron transfer flavoprotein subunit alpha/FixB family protein, which translates into the protein MATTWIITADTAVSSLLDTARSLGAPVTLVALTPEASAVDGVSTVVALDAGDAPVEALAPAVAETVTAGDGDVVLLPNRPAERVIAGALAARLGAPVLTGVREVGTVSVTRARFGGIALETVATSGPVVIVADGGAEAPVGEPVPATPTTSVYPARVTASSAASTTVANLASAKRIVAVGRGLKSEADLAMIRALAARLGAELACSRPLAEGLDWLPKDVYIGVSGQTVTPDLYLAIGISGQLQHMVGAQDARTIVVVNTDDKAPILAYADYAVVGDLYDVVPALTEAL
- a CDS encoding FAD-dependent oxidoreductase, with the protein product MSEELEPDFDVIVVGAGIAGCVTAYRLAQAGRSVVLIERGEAPGSKNLSGGVLYSRVMEEVFPGFLAQAPVERRITRNYVQFLNATSSVGIDYADERLGDPVNAVTVLRARLDAWLGEQCEEAGVFLMPGVRVDEVLRAGGEAGPVVGVRAGEDELRARVVVAADGVNSFLSRAAGLRAKEPENHLAIGVKAVVTLGEERVRERFHLGQDDGVAYAVVGDCTLGVGGGGFLYTNRDSVSIGVVLRLDDLMARGLESSVVFDHFLAHPFVAPFLAGGEVSEYASHLVAEGGIAMLGEIATDGLVVVGDAAGLTLNTGLTVRGMDLAAASGIAAAAGIEAALESGDVSKAGLGGYREALMASFAGRDMVTYAKAPAFLERPRMYAEYGQVLADVLYGAFDHDLTPRKHLVALARGVVKKSGVRMRDLVSDAIAGVRAL
- a CDS encoding ferredoxin family protein; the protein is MSIPERLAANRYETDEEQSHIHVDQDLARSTGTGERIIAVCPAKVYAREADGTISVEYAACFECGACLAVAAPGALEWHYPRGGMGIQLREG
- a CDS encoding SprT-like domain-containing protein; translated protein: MSDLDDVRRLAQALIDEHLPTGWVFAYDHARRRAGATHFTHRRITLSRHLTARYDDATNHQTLLHEIAHALVGPEVGHGRAWLAAARRLGYTGGVRHSGEAAVELARWVGTCPAGHVLHRFRRPTRELSCGRCSRRFDRAHLVVWSERPPA
- a CDS encoding DUF7507 domain-containing protein, with amino-acid sequence MTTTSPVRSRLAAVGLTLAMALLGLAPATSAPDEPAESTEPSQPEEATPDEPVADETPDEPMPPADAVAVVAVEKLTNGLVQEAAPGATVAAGSPVEWTYEVTNVGDTDVRIDALTDAWTSAAGDGSVDLDVTRPPLVDQPGVEADLDAEVLDLPGVLAPTPWVLAPGDSATFTHTGVAITGAYANTATATATPVDADGTPIGEPTEAGATSFYLGGEAGVTLSSRVEDVATTQEPGVGVAIGSTVTWTHTVTNTGNVDLTDLRLTQSRTAGSETSEVGSQAWDTLAAGSSVTATTTAPALAGQVFSRTWIEADSSVGDVAAADDTWYYGGTPDLAVAVAVNGVVTTGAPGVAVAADQPAEVTVTVTNRGETSLDDVATRVTVATADGAPVDVELAGATGILRPGASRTYSATRTPPAGDSVVQARVAAVAVTGHGARLAQQPEAVSATGWFRAGSSGLTVTTTLDDADHPSAPGAAVPVGADLAWTSAVTNTGELPLGPVTITRLTERPDADDASASDPETIGTIESLAPGQSVSLPARGSAEGGLVRTTVTAAAADPQNDGEEVTASDVTYYTGGLPALAVVKELAPTGSADFADSLEAEAEDQVTWRVVVTNTGETDLTDLVVRDPLVRETGRTELLAPGETFEVEWPGTAEAALAHAAQEPDQGGATLVNAVTATATAPDGTQVSGTDKARLTLVAAEAPPEMPTTDTRGKGGSPLGWVVLGLLVVAFAGGGFWLYTRSTREERQEG